From Polaribacter butkevichii, a single genomic window includes:
- a CDS encoding InlB B-repeat-containing protein: MKKSITFIYCLFAFFTVNAQVTLSTDFTNSNKEKKALSNIWTVANRISPTTGAGVRPDIDVNLIRMIGGINKKVNGVNVPDLSFDTVAYDEATGTYVYNWTPLISRMNRIVNSNTKIYQLVLDQVPWAFQHGYTFIPEGTFDGVNFREDEKVTIYGNSLPPFDKVAYFNYIKALMQKLIDTYGIETVASWRLRIGSEIETPDHWKGTEQDFIEHFANTVKAVREVLPNAIIGLHTREPDFVFKNGTIKNYKGETIKSFANGLINYCYDNNITYNFWGISDYILINNATSRKVTEKYNTLFEPLKENPKWNKNATLDIMEYSVVTSMQPPVPDGKGTLSCVTSHTSLVNLGLAHVFYKNEENGLEKIFRWGQRPESSDPIAIEVLKSMEGKIRYETDLSGEPLLFVNEFDAIFSKSELKNEFDVLVYNYTPKTLNYFDAEAVTISFKADVPVGTTLYYQDAIYGKDQNAFQNFLENEPASGWVKSGWDRKADPSRSLNEAGAAAWSTFVNPNPYKFNDWKSITTTAPVDGTQGSVITIKTDLPSFSFRKFEIRENPDFIATVSLPKIKWDTNEDFEEFSTSQMTTSINNNLFNITVTGSFPKMIRNQEMQVDFLSKFKISLKNETSSDIFWFVWYKNGVKNQKKFTASVNDATFKTYTVDLSSNANWSGNIDSFNVEIANKAGSGDVTVESLEFLLKAGVAEHQINVEIEGLGFVNPISGKCYTGQTITFSATPNDGWNFQGWTGNVTSADSSLVITANSDINIKATFSKTLSINDELFKEKLTVYPNPSKTGLFLLNESLNWQVYNISGSKIKEGKGSQIDLTKFNKGLYFLKTDTKSFKLLKL; encoded by the coding sequence TTGGACAGTCGCAAATCGTATTAGTCCAACAACAGGAGCAGGAGTAAGGCCCGATATAGATGTTAATCTTATTAGAATGATTGGCGGAATTAACAAAAAAGTAAATGGAGTAAACGTTCCAGATTTGTCTTTTGATACTGTAGCTTATGATGAAGCAACTGGTACTTACGTTTATAATTGGACACCTTTAATTTCTAGAATGAATAGAATTGTAAATTCCAATACAAAAATTTATCAATTAGTTTTAGATCAAGTACCATGGGCCTTTCAACACGGTTATACCTTTATACCAGAAGGTACTTTTGATGGCGTAAATTTTAGAGAAGATGAGAAAGTTACCATTTACGGAAACTCTTTACCTCCGTTTGATAAAGTTGCCTATTTTAATTATATAAAAGCTTTAATGCAAAAGTTAATTGATACTTATGGTATAGAAACTGTTGCATCTTGGCGTTTAAGAATTGGATCGGAAATTGAGACTCCAGATCATTGGAAAGGAACCGAACAAGATTTTATAGAGCATTTTGCCAATACCGTTAAAGCTGTAAGAGAAGTGTTGCCTAATGCTATTATAGGTTTACACACTAGAGAACCAGATTTTGTTTTTAAAAATGGTACTATAAAAAATTATAAAGGAGAAACCATTAAATCTTTTGCTAATGGTTTAATTAATTATTGTTATGATAATAATATTACCTATAATTTTTGGGGAATATCAGATTATATTTTAATAAATAATGCTACTAGTAGAAAAGTAACCGAAAAATACAATACTTTGTTTGAGCCTCTTAAAGAGAATCCAAAGTGGAATAAAAATGCAACTTTAGATATTATGGAGTATAGTGTAGTAACTTCTATGCAACCACCTGTGCCAGATGGTAAAGGTACTTTAAGTTGTGTTACCTCGCATACTTCTTTAGTAAATTTAGGTTTGGCACATGTTTTTTATAAAAATGAAGAAAACGGTCTAGAGAAAATTTTTAGATGGGGACAAAGACCCGAATCATCAGACCCTATAGCTATAGAAGTTTTAAAAAGTATGGAAGGAAAAATACGATATGAAACAGATCTATCTGGAGAACCGTTGTTATTTGTTAATGAATTTGATGCGATATTTTCTAAATCAGAATTAAAAAATGAATTTGATGTTTTAGTATATAATTATACACCTAAAACCTTAAATTATTTTGATGCAGAGGCGGTTACAATTAGTTTTAAAGCAGATGTACCTGTAGGAACAACTTTATATTACCAAGATGCCATTTATGGAAAAGATCAAAATGCTTTTCAAAATTTTTTAGAAAATGAACCAGCTTCCGGATGGGTAAAATCTGGTTGGGACAGAAAAGCAGATCCATCAAGATCATTAAATGAAGCAGGAGCGGCAGCTTGGTCTACTTTTGTAAACCCAAACCCTTACAAATTTAATGATTGGAAAAGTATAACTACTACTGCACCTGTAGATGGTACACAGGGTTCTGTAATAACTATTAAAACAGATTTACCTTCTTTTTCTTTTAGAAAATTTGAAATTAGAGAAAATCCAGATTTTATAGCAACAGTAAGTCTACCAAAAATTAAATGGGATACGAATGAAGATTTTGAAGAATTTTCTACCTCACAAATGACTACTTCTATAAACAATAATTTGTTTAATATAACGGTTACTGGTAGTTTTCCTAAAATGATAAGAAACCAAGAAATGCAAGTAGATTTCTTAAGTAAATTTAAAATATCACTTAAAAATGAAACTTCAAGTGATATCTTTTGGTTTGTTTGGTATAAAAATGGAGTGAAAAACCAAAAAAAGTTTACAGCAAGTGTTAATGATGCAACTTTTAAAACTTATACGGTAGATTTAAGCTCTAATGCAAATTGGTCTGGTAATATAGATTCTTTTAATGTAGAAATAGCCAACAAAGCAGGTTCGGGTGATGTTACTGTAGAATCTTTAGAGTTTTTATTAAAAGCAGGTGTTGCAGAGCACCAAATAAATGTAGAAATAGAAGGCTTAGGTTTTGTAAATCCTATTTCTGGTAAGTGTTACACAGGGCAAACGATTACGTTTTCTGCAACACCAAATGATGGTTGGAATTTTCAAGGTTGGACCGGGAATGTTACTAGTGCAGATAGTTCTTTAGTTATTACTGCCAATTCAGACATCAATATAAAAGCTACTTTTTCTAAAACATTAAGTATTAATGATGAATTATTTAAAGAGAAATTAACGGTCTACCCAAACCCTAGTAAAACAGGTTTGTTCTTATTAAATGAAAGTTTAAATTGGCAAGTATATAATATTTCTGGTAGCAAAATAAAAGAAGGAAAAGGATCACAAATTGATCTTACAAAATTTAATAAAGGTTTGTATTTTTTAAAAACAGATACCAAATCTTTTAAACTATTAAAACTTTAA
- a CDS encoding cellulase family glycosylhydrolase yields the protein MKNILSLLLFLLLLTTSNAQIKHGLRDENGRHVIPRGFVIVTNAGDFKNEDFVRMVRMGANYQVVRLELGKLSNFPGAKFEQSYLEQLERLVEFGEKVGIKTVFKMTVYGVKKFSWEAFWANKNNEHEIYMNAWKKVWHHFKNEDYVVGYDVVNEPRKLTMNISYKDLTNDYLIPVYQKIIDESQKINSNKKILIQSIFMNKGEGVDNNQYAEITASVNRKNIVFSPHIYQNKQDLVQPVMSRFDKEAIMLKAPILIGEWGFPTFAKTDTTLVGNLGQYKYRELYIKTAEVFDQMGVGSIKAWFSGNPSMQNFMPGGPSTWAIFSDKNAVGTSERKYITDIIARPYPQTIAGTINSFLFNFATRTLNVNVTTDNSKGASQIFIGANRHYPDGFSIMCGPDVVLVYNPLKNVGLELVKGLNKTNISNFIWNEKYQQLTILKWPKDNEQLKLKIVPGIYKQ from the coding sequence ATGAAAAATATTTTATCACTATTACTTTTTTTACTTTTACTTACTACTTCTAATGCACAAATAAAACACGGACTGCGAGATGAAAATGGAAGACACGTTATTCCTAGAGGTTTTGTTATTGTTACCAACGCTGGCGATTTTAAAAATGAAGATTTTGTTAGAATGGTTAGAATGGGAGCAAACTACCAAGTTGTGCGCTTAGAATTAGGTAAATTAAGTAATTTTCCGGGTGCTAAATTCGAGCAAAGTTATTTAGAACAATTAGAACGTTTGGTAGAATTTGGGGAAAAGGTAGGCATTAAAACAGTTTTTAAAATGACGGTTTATGGTGTTAAAAAGTTTTCTTGGGAAGCTTTTTGGGCAAACAAAAATAATGAACATGAAATTTATATGAATGCTTGGAAAAAAGTTTGGCATCATTTTAAAAATGAAGATTATGTTGTAGGTTATGACGTGGTTAATGAACCAAGAAAATTAACAATGAATATTTCTTATAAAGATTTAACTAATGATTATTTAATACCTGTTTATCAAAAAATAATAGACGAAAGTCAAAAAATTAATTCTAATAAAAAGATTTTAATTCAGTCTATTTTTATGAATAAAGGAGAAGGAGTTGATAACAATCAATATGCCGAAATAACGGCATCTGTAAATAGAAAAAACATTGTTTTTTCTCCGCACATTTATCAAAATAAACAAGATTTGGTACAGCCCGTAATGAGTCGTTTTGATAAAGAAGCAATTATGTTAAAAGCACCTATTTTAATTGGCGAATGGGGTTTTCCAACATTTGCTAAAACAGATACTACTTTAGTTGGTAACTTAGGGCAGTATAAATATAGAGAGCTTTATATAAAAACTGCTGAAGTTTTTGATCAAATGGGTGTAGGTAGTATAAAAGCATGGTTTTCTGGCAATCCCAGTATGCAAAATTTTATGCCAGGTGGACCATCAACTTGGGCTATATTTTCAGATAAAAATGCCGTTGGTACATCAGAAAGAAAATATATTACAGACATTATTGCAAGACCTTACCCACAAACAATTGCAGGAACTATTAATTCATTTCTTTTTAATTTTGCAACAAGAACTTTAAATGTTAATGTTACAACAGACAATAGCAAAGGAGCATCACAAATTTTTATAGGTGCAAATAGACACTATCCTGATGGGTTTTCTATAATGTGCGGACCAGATGTAGTATTGGTTTATAATCCGCTTAAAAACGTAGGGTTAGAATTGGTAAAGGGACTAAACAAAACCAATATTTCTAACTTTATTTGGAATGAAAAATATCAACAATTAACCATTTTAAAATGGCCAAAAGATAACGAACAATTAAAATTAAAAATTGTTCCAGGTATCTATAAACAATAA
- a CDS encoding family 43 glycosylhydrolase yields MINREKYSLLYVLFLLTQINFSQNPITKEEGVSDPHIRVFNDTIYLYSGHDSSPEDKLWNMKDWRVFSSTNLLDFTLEETISPKENYMDDNSFDCWASDASTRNGKYYFYFSDKKRGIGVMVSDSPKGPFKDALNKPLVAPMHDPTIFIDDDKNKTPYIIYGDKSDTYYVAALNDDMISTAEIPKPITIHGDLWKNAPNWMDKNYVFKYNNTYYLSWGRDYAVSKNIYGPYQSVGALGKGHHLDEFAHGSFFWWKGQFYHVWCYYLKKGFKFRETIITYCHISDDGKIVTDTQFLDAHFKNGVGQYDASWNVIEAEWFYEKSSEIEKKGTLEKGFLLTNIQNKSWVRFANINLNKQSKIEFTVKNIQGKGELEIRDGSLNGKLLGSVFINSLNQKKETQKIVSTIKKIKGKRDLYFKFIGDHNFYLELDSFKFLE; encoded by the coding sequence ATGATTAACAGAGAAAAATATAGTTTACTTTATGTGCTTTTTTTGTTAACTCAAATAAATTTTTCACAAAATCCTATAACGAAAGAAGAAGGTGTTTCAGATCCTCATATTAGAGTTTTTAATGACACTATTTATTTATATTCCGGACACGATTCTAGTCCGGAAGATAAGTTATGGAATATGAAAGATTGGCGTGTATTTTCATCTACCAATTTATTAGATTTTACTTTAGAAGAGACAATATCTCCTAAAGAAAATTATATGGATGATAATAGTTTTGATTGTTGGGCAAGTGACGCATCTACTAGAAATGGTAAATATTATTTTTACTTTTCAGATAAAAAACGAGGAATTGGTGTTATGGTGTCAGATTCTCCAAAAGGGCCTTTTAAAGATGCTTTAAATAAACCTTTGGTTGCTCCTATGCACGATCCCACTATTTTTATAGATGACGATAAAAATAAAACACCATATATTATTTATGGGGATAAATCTGATACTTATTATGTAGCAGCATTAAATGATGATATGATATCTACCGCAGAAATACCAAAACCAATTACAATACATGGAGATTTATGGAAAAATGCTCCGAATTGGATGGATAAAAATTATGTGTTTAAGTATAATAATACCTATTATTTAAGTTGGGGTAGAGATTATGCGGTTTCAAAAAACATTTATGGACCCTACCAATCTGTTGGAGCTTTGGGAAAAGGACATCATTTAGATGAATTTGCTCATGGAAGTTTCTTTTGGTGGAAAGGTCAGTTTTACCATGTTTGGTGTTATTATTTAAAGAAAGGTTTTAAGTTTAGAGAAACTATTATAACGTATTGTCATATTTCTGATGATGGAAAAATAGTTACAGACACACAATTTTTAGATGCACATTTTAAAAATGGAGTTGGCCAATACGATGCTTCTTGGAATGTTATTGAGGCAGAGTGGTTTTATGAAAAATCATCAGAAATTGAAAAAAAAGGAACTTTAGAAAAAGGATTTTTATTAACTAATATTCAAAATAAAAGCTGGGTAAGGTTTGCAAACATCAACCTTAATAAACAATCTAAAATAGAATTTACTGTTAAGAATATTCAAGGAAAAGGTGAATTAGAAATTAGGGATGGTAGCCTTAACGGGAAACTTTTAGGGAGTGTTTTTATAAACTCATTAAATCAAAAAAAGGAAACGCAAAAAATAGTTTCTACAATAAAAAAAATAAAAGGAAAAAGAGATCTTTATTTTAAGTTTATAGGAGATCATAATTTTTATTTAGAACTAGATTCTTTTAAATTCTTAGAGTAA